CGGCTCCGGAACCGCTATCTCGTCGCGGCGGGGTTGTTCGGTACGGTGCTCGCGGGTCACGAACACGCGCTCCTCCTCCCAGGTGATGCTCCCCTCCGGCCCCTCGATGCGCCAGGCGCCGTGCCACGGCGTGGCCGCCCCGGTGCTGCATCCGCTGGCGCGGTGGACCGCCACCAGGCCGCCGGGGAACTCGAACACCGCGACGTGGCTGGCGTCGCCGGCATGCCAGCCCCACGCGGGGTTCCAGGACACCACCCGCACCGCTTCCGGCTCGGCGCCCACCACGTAGCGCAGCATGTCGAAGTGGTGGCAGCCCATGTCGAGCAGGAACATCCACGGCTCGGTCACGTAGTGGGTGCCCGGGTAGTCGGCCCACGGCTTGGCGAACACGATGTCGAGCTGGCCCGGCGCGCCGATGGCGCCGCCGTCGAGCAGCCGGCGGGTGAGGCGCGGCAGGGCGCTGAAGCGCATGTTCTGGTCGACCATGTGGATGCAGCCGGCCCGCTCGCCGGCGGCCACGATGTCGGCGGCGCCGCGGTAGTGGTCGCTCATCGGCTTCGCCTGCAGCAGCGGAAGCCCGGCGCCAAAAGCCGCCAGTGCGATCTCGCGGTGCGACTCCGGCGAGGTGACGTCGAGCACGAAATCGGGCGCGGTGCTCGCGATGGCGTCTGCGAGCGAGCCGTAGATGCGTTCGCCGGGTACGCCCCAACCGTTCGCCGCACGCTGCCGCGAGGCCGCGCCGCGGCCCACGAATCCGACCAGTCCCACCGCCGGATGCTCCCGGCACACCGCCGCCCAGCGCCGCCCGTAGTTGCCGAGCCCTGCCAGCACCCCCTTCCATCGTCCTCCCATCATGCTCCCTAGCGCGTTGACGCAAGCTCGCTTGACTGCATCGAAGTACTCCGGCTCTGTATTCTTCCCCTCGCAGAACAGAATGAAGCGTCGTTTCGGTTCACGACGCGGACTGCTTCGCTTCAGGTCCGGCACCGATCGGCGCCTTCCTCTAATGCTGCGTGCCAAGAGTGGGCACCGGGCCCGAAAATGGTATCGCCCCATAACGACCCTGCAGGTACCCTCTCTGGAAGTTGTCGCCGCTACGAGTTCGGATCTCGGTTAGTGGAAAGATCACCGTCGCGCCATTCGGATCTTTTTCCGTGAACCAGACCTGATCGCGGCGCAGCGCAGGCGAAGCCAGCAGATTGGTATCGTGGGTAGTGGCGATAAGCTGTGCCCCCTTCGGATTCGTCTCTCGTGAACAGAACAACTGCAGAATTGCCTCACCGGCAAGGGTGTGAAGACTGGCATCAAGTTCGTCGATAACTACCGGAACTCCGTGGTCGAGGGCATGGTA
This window of the Spirochaetaceae bacterium genome carries:
- a CDS encoding Gfo/Idh/MocA family oxidoreductase, producing MGGRWKGVLAGLGNYGRRWAAVCREHPAVGLVGFVGRGAASRQRAANGWGVPGERIYGSLADAIASTAPDFVLDVTSPESHREIALAAFGAGLPLLQAKPMSDHYRGAADIVAAGERAGCIHMVDQNMRFSALPRLTRRLLDGGAIGAPGQLDIVFAKPWADYPGTHYVTEPWMFLLDMGCHHFDMLRYVVGAEPEAVRVVSWNPAWGWHAGDASHVAVFEFPGGLVAVHRASGCSTGAATPWHGAWRIEGPEGSITWEEERVFVTREHRTEQPRRDEIAVPEPAARSGPEAVLDEFLAALAERREPECSGRDNLGTMAMAFAAVRSARQGGRRVRLAEITEAAPSP